Proteins found in one Janthinobacterium lividum genomic segment:
- a CDS encoding NADH:flavin oxidoreductase/NADH oxidase, with protein MSLFSQFQVGNVTFRNRIAISPICVYSAVDGVPDDWHLVHLGSRAIGGAGLVLTEATAVSPEGRITLGDTGLWNEQQQASWARIATFLRANGAVPGVQLAHAGRKASTDLPWQGGRPVPVNAGGWVPLAPSALPFDTGYTVPDALDEQGIAKVINDFSRAARRALEAGFSVIEIHAAHGYLFHEFLSPLSNRRDDAYGGSLENRARLLRAVVIAIRKQWPLPRPLMVRLSATDWTTGGWDIDECVQLVCWLKEDGVDMIDTSSGGNIANAKIPVASEYQVPFAARIRREVGIATGAVGLIVTGRQADDIIGRGDADIVLVAREALRDPYFPRRAAAELGVKFDAPGQYLRAW; from the coding sequence ATGTCGCTTTTCTCGCAATTTCAGGTTGGGAATGTCACTTTCCGAAATCGCATTGCGATCTCGCCGATCTGCGTGTATTCCGCAGTGGATGGTGTGCCGGATGACTGGCATCTCGTGCATCTTGGTAGCCGTGCCATTGGTGGGGCTGGTCTGGTCCTCACTGAGGCAACGGCAGTATCGCCTGAAGGGCGGATCACGCTCGGTGACACAGGTTTGTGGAACGAGCAGCAGCAGGCGTCATGGGCTCGCATCGCCACGTTTTTGCGTGCAAATGGTGCGGTGCCTGGCGTGCAATTGGCACATGCGGGGCGAAAGGCTAGCACCGATCTGCCTTGGCAGGGCGGTCGTCCTGTTCCTGTGAATGCCGGGGGATGGGTACCTTTAGCGCCAAGCGCATTGCCGTTCGATACAGGCTACACCGTGCCTGATGCGCTTGATGAACAAGGTATCGCGAAAGTCATCAACGATTTTTCTAGGGCGGCCCGGCGTGCCCTTGAGGCGGGATTCAGCGTGATTGAAATCCATGCTGCGCACGGCTATCTGTTCCACGAATTCTTATCACCCCTGTCCAACCGACGTGACGATGCCTATGGCGGTTCGTTGGAGAACCGTGCCCGCCTACTGCGTGCCGTGGTTATCGCGATACGCAAGCAATGGCCACTTCCCCGGCCACTCATGGTTCGCCTGTCCGCGACTGATTGGACGACCGGAGGATGGGATATCGATGAATGCGTTCAACTGGTGTGTTGGTTGAAAGAGGATGGCGTGGACATGATCGACACATCGTCAGGAGGAAATATCGCCAATGCAAAAATTCCCGTTGCTTCCGAGTATCAAGTGCCGTTTGCCGCACGCATCCGGCGCGAAGTTGGTATTGCCACTGGCGCGGTCGGCTTGATCGTCACAGGGCGACAGGCCGACGACATCATCGGGCGCGGCGATGCGGACATCGTGCTGGTTGCGCGTGAAGCGTTGCGCGATCCGTATTTCCCGCGCCGCGCCGCAGCTGAACTTGGTGTCAAATTTGATGCTCCTGGGCAATATCTTCGCGCGTGGTGA
- a CDS encoding SDR family NAD(P)-dependent oxidoreductase, producing MDDIKQLLSKSVNEIKRLKAVNRKLEQELSEPIAIVGTACRYPGDINSLEQLWEALSEGKDCIGRMTDQRWPMHRFLNDDAHQAGSIYTDAMGMLSDIDRFDPAHFGLKTEEARHLDPQHRLLMELAWETFEDAGYAIERFAGSRTGVYVGIMSDDYGQLQGPLEAANYYIGAGMARSCAAGRLAFTFGLEGPALALDTACSSSLVGVHLAVQALRRGECDAALAGGVNLILSPQGTVVACRSQMLSRSGRCQTFDAGADGYVRSEGCGLVLLKRLSDAQRDGDRIYALVRGSAVNHDGRTQGLTAPSGQAQRRVIAAALADAGVAPGDVDFVECHGTGTALGDPIEVRAIEASYVHGCEARKPLLIGALKSNLGHMEAAAGIGGLHKAIQVVRHRHVPKNLHFQTINPQIQVDLRTLHIAAQPVALQVEGVVLAGVSSFGFSGTNAHIILESYVEEQAPAQQAEYVGLFRLAARSHAALGDYAGRYLALLEREQPLPIPALCRTAAIGRSEGGFRLAFTVGSREDLRACLQEYLDVTGGDHVVPALDSIACAWVIGGQKDVDWTLAGRLYDSHTVYRATVEQAYAYLQPRHSEGLAHFRCLLEGGEQTTEALPHAVHRWALAKLLAHFGLFPCRITGSGFGEYIAAAVAGLLDWQDMLDILFSGIVRPDLALGRSRCDFVSTFGKAASLPEAWQVGEAMANANQEHALVSGGGASSDSCARIALTSGLSLRLTGELDERIFRWVHGNTNRNQALPLENFLAHCYMAGLALDWEHIFGDQPALRLSLPTYPFQRERIWTDWAYMFDATLPSTVGQPDLARVGRIEARTKEWGGERVEHPILHSVFSCPSGAWNFSGELSLASMPFLAAHRMLGEALVPASLYLDLVLVAVRRCWPGQALQIDEMQLLHKCVFTAEPIDVYCHVRPAAGLVEIYSKPRSAHAWQQHVRAKVSTAAPASLPDAPLEAYRLLCEEPLSVRRYYQNIAQIGLNYGADFQGIFELSRGERRALAKIALPPSVDQSLDGYLAHPILLDACLQAIAAASQPNAADGVFVPSQIKGVHLYRPLPEILWCLVEVAPVETPADGASGRSHASLTMLDTNGACVMRIDRFETQRYATQPVRSIGNAPSQNDENYTDWLYEKHWVVDEAFDTATVDIAESVGAARAPSHWLLFSDQGAACDALEAKLTAQGDHVSVLCLGEPAKHGRLRFAPQSQDDVGGVFDIVEAGGAQVNGVIYGWSLTDFGPLGSDGYTEALDVCAKYPLWLSQAILGLGRRSIGLSFLTRGSQPAGEACVTQPLAALLWGHVAAFVNENRLFARLVDLDPDALDESADVALLVRTLNVEDECQVALRRGRRLLARLRPGTLELTRAVTIDPAASYLITGGFGALGMETARELVRQGARHLVLVGRSTGKGDSDPLLQEIHAAGARTYPLQADIGDRADFVPKLAALLRELPPLKGVIHSAGVLDDGVVGQQNWERYQSVFGPKVGGTLHLHLGTRGQPLDFFILYSSAAAILGNPGQANYAAANAFMDSFAWYLRGNGLPGMSINWGGWSQIGIAAGYTHRTAVSKDGLLGFIPPEQGAQVIAHQFASTHTQFAVLPLRRNTSMVESNMPYLTQLLGDVLQDGHQEVSMPDSLASASHGLADDSGVLASFGRVGGMARHALVKQYVSRVIAVLLNASSTLDDRASLFDLGLDSLLSIDLRLHLEKNLDCSLSSTLLHDYPTIDTLTNFLLDNVIGHGVSSPQEVAPVVPPRASETAIKQQATDAATVNSMLPATAAEEEPDIAIIGISGRFPGAPDLETFWENLRNGCDSVTEIPADRWNHADYFDKRKNIPGKSYSGWGGFINDVDQFDPEFFNISPRMAAFLDPKERLFLETVWNMLEDAAYTRGHLRQAYGSKVGVFVGAMYQLYGAFAANDNERAATALSSYNAIANRISYFFDLRGPSLAVDTMCSSSLTAIHLACQSLLDGDCELAIAGGVNLSIHPRKFVALSQAQIIGSHAGSRSFSDGDGYLPAEAVGAVLLKPLAKARRDGDRVLAVIKASSINHGGRSTGYFAPNAEAQVQLIEANFSKAGIDPASIGYVEAAANGATLGDSTELRALRTVFANAGVNGPLCPIGTVKSNIGHAEAASGMAQLAKVVLQLKHRMLVPSIKTEPRNPNIDFATTQFHLLDQPEPWVTEIGKPRRATISSFGAGGANAHLIIEEYIGTTVQAPTQVSTLAAPSLEGIVLSARTTEQLAHVAQRLLMYLNSDVCDIVLEQGERPITLSNIAYTLQTGREEMDCRLALLVGDLDELRRGLGQYLKVAGEGEQVCMYSGNVQDQLELRNLLSSKAGEAMAQALAADGQLQKLMLHWVQGGKVPWEALRRGQPVQYVTLPTYPFARSRYWLSGGVELSSS from the coding sequence ATGGATGATATCAAGCAGTTGCTTAGCAAGAGCGTGAACGAGATCAAGCGCTTGAAGGCGGTTAACCGAAAACTGGAGCAGGAGCTTAGCGAACCTATCGCCATCGTCGGCACGGCCTGTCGCTATCCCGGCGACATCAATTCTTTGGAGCAGTTGTGGGAAGCGCTAAGTGAGGGCAAGGACTGCATTGGCCGGATGACAGACCAGCGCTGGCCGATGCACCGCTTCTTGAACGACGATGCGCATCAGGCGGGCAGCATCTACACCGACGCGATGGGCATGCTTTCCGACATCGATCGCTTCGATCCGGCACATTTCGGCTTGAAGACCGAAGAGGCCAGGCATCTCGATCCGCAACATCGGCTGTTGATGGAATTGGCCTGGGAGACGTTCGAGGATGCCGGATATGCCATCGAACGCTTCGCCGGCAGTCGCACTGGCGTCTACGTAGGCATCATGAGTGATGACTACGGCCAGCTGCAGGGGCCGTTGGAGGCTGCCAATTATTACATCGGCGCCGGCATGGCCAGGAGTTGCGCGGCTGGTCGGTTGGCGTTCACGTTCGGCCTGGAAGGCCCGGCACTGGCGCTCGACACGGCTTGCTCGTCATCGCTGGTCGGTGTGCACCTGGCGGTGCAGGCGTTGCGGCGCGGCGAATGCGATGCGGCGCTGGCGGGCGGTGTCAATCTGATCTTGTCGCCCCAAGGTACCGTGGTGGCATGCCGCTCGCAGATGCTGTCGCGCAGCGGCCGTTGCCAAACATTCGACGCAGGCGCCGATGGTTACGTACGGTCGGAAGGTTGCGGACTGGTGTTGTTGAAGCGCCTGAGCGATGCCCAGCGTGACGGCGACCGGATTTATGCGTTGGTGCGTGGTTCGGCGGTTAACCACGATGGCCGCACCCAAGGCTTGACTGCGCCGAGTGGACAGGCGCAGCGGCGCGTGATCGCGGCGGCATTGGCCGACGCCGGCGTGGCACCGGGTGACGTGGATTTCGTGGAGTGCCACGGGACCGGTACCGCCCTGGGTGATCCGATCGAAGTGCGCGCCATTGAGGCGAGCTACGTGCACGGCTGCGAGGCCCGCAAGCCGTTGCTGATCGGCGCGTTGAAGTCGAATCTCGGCCACATGGAGGCTGCCGCCGGGATCGGCGGGTTGCACAAGGCGATCCAGGTGGTACGTCACCGGCACGTACCGAAAAACTTGCATTTCCAGACGATCAATCCACAAATCCAGGTTGACCTGCGCACGCTGCACATTGCCGCCCAGCCGGTTGCGCTACAGGTCGAGGGAGTCGTTCTAGCGGGCGTGAGTTCGTTCGGATTCAGCGGCACTAACGCTCATATCATCCTCGAATCTTATGTGGAGGAGCAGGCGCCCGCTCAGCAGGCGGAATACGTTGGTTTGTTCCGGTTGGCCGCGCGTTCGCACGCCGCGCTCGGAGATTATGCCGGCCGCTACCTGGCGCTGCTGGAGCGCGAACAGCCGCTGCCCATACCTGCCTTATGCCGCACTGCCGCCATAGGGCGCAGCGAAGGCGGTTTTCGCCTCGCCTTTACCGTCGGTAGCCGAGAAGATCTGCGGGCCTGCCTGCAGGAGTATCTCGATGTGACCGGCGGTGACCACGTGGTACCAGCGCTCGATTCCATTGCCTGCGCGTGGGTCATTGGTGGACAGAAAGATGTGGATTGGACACTGGCAGGCCGCCTCTACGACAGCCACACTGTTTACCGTGCCACGGTGGAACAGGCATATGCCTACCTGCAGCCCCGCCACTCGGAAGGACTGGCACATTTCAGGTGCTTGCTCGAGGGAGGCGAACAGACGACGGAAGCGCTCCCCCATGCCGTTCATAGATGGGCATTGGCAAAGCTGCTGGCGCATTTTGGCCTCTTTCCATGCCGGATAACGGGCAGCGGTTTCGGCGAATACATTGCTGCCGCTGTCGCCGGCCTGTTGGATTGGCAGGACATGCTCGATATCTTGTTCTCGGGCATCGTCCGCCCAGATCTGGCGCTGGGGCGGAGTCGGTGTGATTTTGTCAGCACCTTCGGCAAGGCGGCTTCCTTGCCAGAGGCTTGGCAGGTCGGGGAGGCGATGGCGAACGCGAATCAGGAGCACGCCTTGGTCTCTGGGGGGGGCGCCAGCAGTGATAGTTGTGCACGCATCGCATTGACCAGCGGCTTGTCGCTGCGATTGACGGGCGAGCTGGATGAGCGCATCTTCCGCTGGGTGCATGGCAATACCAATCGTAACCAGGCGCTTCCTTTGGAGAATTTCCTGGCGCATTGTTATATGGCAGGCCTGGCGCTCGATTGGGAGCACATTTTCGGGGATCAGCCAGCATTGAGACTCAGTCTACCGACCTATCCATTCCAGCGCGAGCGGATCTGGACCGACTGGGCATATATGTTCGATGCGACGTTGCCATCTACCGTCGGCCAGCCTGATCTGGCACGCGTGGGGCGGATCGAGGCGCGGACGAAGGAATGGGGTGGCGAGCGCGTCGAACACCCCATCCTGCATTCAGTGTTCAGCTGTCCTTCGGGCGCATGGAACTTTTCTGGTGAGTTGTCCCTGGCGAGCATGCCCTTCCTCGCAGCGCACCGTATGTTGGGGGAGGCCTTGGTACCGGCCAGTTTGTATCTCGATCTGGTGCTGGTGGCGGTCCGCCGCTGCTGGCCTGGGCAGGCGCTGCAGATCGATGAAATGCAGTTGTTGCACAAATGTGTATTCACAGCGGAGCCGATCGACGTGTATTGTCATGTGCGTCCGGCGGCAGGCCTGGTGGAGATCTATAGCAAGCCCCGTTCGGCCCACGCCTGGCAACAGCATGTGCGGGCAAAGGTGAGTACCGCCGCACCGGCATCGCTGCCGGACGCGCCCCTGGAGGCGTACCGATTGCTGTGCGAGGAACCGCTATCCGTGCGGCGTTACTACCAAAACATCGCTCAGATCGGCTTGAACTACGGTGCCGACTTCCAAGGTATTTTTGAGCTGTCGCGCGGCGAACGGCGCGCCTTGGCGAAGATCGCTCTGCCGCCCAGCGTCGACCAGTCCTTAGATGGCTATCTCGCGCATCCGATTTTGCTGGATGCCTGCCTGCAGGCGATCGCGGCCGCGTCGCAACCGAATGCGGCCGACGGTGTGTTCGTCCCGTCTCAGATCAAAGGCGTGCACCTTTACCGGCCCTTGCCCGAGATACTGTGGTGCCTGGTCGAAGTCGCTCCGGTGGAGACGCCGGCCGATGGCGCCAGCGGCAGGAGCCACGCTTCGCTGACCATGCTGGATACGAATGGCGCATGCGTGATGCGTATCGATCGTTTCGAAACCCAACGCTACGCAACGCAACCCGTGCGCTCTATCGGGAATGCCCCCAGCCAGAATGACGAGAACTATACTGACTGGCTTTACGAAAAACACTGGGTAGTCGATGAGGCGTTCGATACGGCAACGGTAGACATCGCTGAATCGGTGGGTGCCGCGCGCGCACCGAGCCACTGGCTGCTGTTCTCTGACCAGGGAGCAGCATGCGACGCGCTGGAAGCGAAACTGACCGCTCAAGGCGATCATGTTTCCGTGCTTTGCCTGGGCGAGCCCGCTAAGCACGGGAGGCTGCGGTTTGCGCCTCAGTCGCAGGATGATGTTGGCGGCGTGTTCGACATCGTCGAGGCCGGGGGCGCGCAGGTTAATGGCGTCATCTACGGATGGTCGCTGACTGACTTCGGCCCCCTTGGTAGCGACGGCTATACGGAGGCACTCGATGTCTGTGCAAAGTATCCGCTGTGGCTGAGCCAGGCAATACTAGGACTGGGCCGCCGCAGCATTGGCTTGAGTTTCCTGACACGCGGCAGTCAGCCGGCTGGTGAGGCATGCGTCACCCAACCGCTCGCTGCGTTGTTATGGGGGCATGTCGCCGCCTTCGTCAACGAAAATCGCTTGTTCGCGCGCCTTGTGGATCTCGATCCCGATGCGCTCGACGAGTCCGCCGATGTTGCGTTGCTGGTGCGCACGCTGAACGTTGAAGATGAATGCCAGGTCGCGTTGCGGCGCGGCCGTCGTTTGCTGGCACGTCTGCGCCCTGGCACGCTGGAGCTGACACGGGCGGTGACCATCGACCCTGCGGCCAGTTATCTTATTACTGGTGGTTTTGGCGCTCTCGGCATGGAAACCGCCAGGGAATTGGTGCGCCAGGGGGCTCGTCATCTCGTGCTGGTTGGACGCAGTACCGGCAAGGGTGACAGCGATCCCCTATTGCAGGAAATTCATGCCGCCGGTGCGCGCACCTATCCTTTGCAAGCCGATATCGGCGACAGGGCCGACTTTGTGCCGAAGCTCGCAGCGCTGTTACGAGAGCTGCCGCCTCTGAAGGGTGTGATCCATTCGGCAGGCGTGCTGGATGATGGCGTCGTCGGCCAGCAGAACTGGGAGCGCTATCAGAGTGTTTTCGGACCGAAGGTCGGCGGCACATTGCACCTCCATCTGGGAACTCGCGGACAGCCGCTGGATTTCTTTATCCTGTATTCCTCGGCAGCGGCAATCCTGGGTAACCCCGGGCAGGCCAATTATGCGGCTGCCAATGCCTTCATGGATAGCTTCGCCTGGTACTTGCGGGGGAATGGTCTGCCCGGTATGTCGATCAACTGGGGTGGATGGTCGCAGATCGGCATCGCGGCCGGCTATACGCATAGGACGGCGGTTAGCAAGGATGGATTGCTCGGATTTATTCCTCCGGAGCAGGGCGCGCAGGTGATCGCGCACCAGTTCGCCAGCACGCATACGCAGTTTGCCGTGCTCCCACTGCGTCGGAATACGTCCATGGTTGAGAGCAATATGCCCTATCTCACCCAGTTGCTGGGCGACGTGTTGCAGGACGGGCACCAGGAGGTGTCCATGCCTGATTCGCTAGCCAGTGCCTCGCATGGCTTGGCCGACGACAGTGGCGTGCTCGCCAGCTTCGGCCGTGTCGGAGGCATGGCGCGGCATGCACTGGTGAAGCAGTATGTGAGCAGAGTGATCGCCGTACTGCTGAACGCATCTTCCACCTTGGATGATCGCGCCAGCCTGTTTGATCTAGGGCTGGACTCCTTGTTGAGTATCGATTTGCGTCTGCATCTGGAAAAAAATCTGGATTGCAGTCTCTCGTCGACCTTGTTGCACGATTACCCGACCATCGATACGCTGACGAATTTCTTGCTCGATAACGTCATCGGGCATGGCGTATCGTCGCCGCAGGAGGTGGCACCGGTGGTGCCACCAAGGGCGAGTGAAACGGCGATCAAACAGCAGGCAACCGATGCCGCCACGGTGAACAGCATGCTGCCTGCCACCGCCGCCGAGGAGGAGCCCGACATCGCGATCATTGGCATATCGGGCCGTTTTCCTGGTGCGCCTGATCTGGAAACATTCTGGGAAAATTTGCGAAACGGTTGCGATAGCGTCACCGAAATTCCGGCCGATCGCTGGAATCACGCCGACTATTTCGACAAGCGCAAGAATATTCCTGGCAAGAGCTATAGTGGCTGGGGAGGCTTCATCAATGACGTGGATCAGTTCGATCCAGAGTTCTTCAACATCTCGCCCCGCATGGCCGCCTTTCTGGATCCCAAGGAGCGGCTGTTCCTGGAGACCGTCTGGAACATGTTGGAGGACGCGGCGTACACGCGCGGGCACCTGCGCCAAGCCTACGGATCCAAGGTCGGTGTTTTTGTCGGCGCGATGTACCAGTTGTATGGTGCCTTCGCCGCCAATGACAATGAACGCGCCGCCACCGCATTGTCGTCGTATAACGCGATCGCTAACCGTATTTCCTACTTTTTCGACTTGCGCGGTCCCAGCCTCGCGGTCGATACGATGTGCTCATCGTCGCTTACTGCGATCCATCTGGCATGCCAAAGCCTGCTGGATGGTGACTGCGAACTGGCCATTGCTGGTGGCGTCAATCTCTCGATCCATCCACGCAAATTTGTTGCGCTAAGCCAGGCACAGATCATCGGCAGCCATGCGGGCAGCCGCAGCTTCAGCGATGGCGACGGCTACTTGCCGGCGGAGGCGGTTGGTGCGGTTTTGCTCAAGCCACTGGCCAAGGCGCGCCGGGATGGCGACCGCGTTCTGGCGGTAATCAAGGCATCGTCGATCAATCATGGAGGGCGATCCACTGGCTACTTTGCGCCGAACGCCGAAGCACAGGTGCAGTTGATTGAAGCGAACTTCAGTAAGGCTGGTATTGATCCGGCGAGTATTGGGTACGTCGAGGCGGCGGCCAATGGCGCGACCCTGGGCGACTCGACCGAACTGAGGGCATTGCGCACGGTGTTTGCTAACGCTGGCGTGAATGGACCGCTGTGCCCGATCGGTACCGTGAAATCAAACATCGGCCATGCGGAAGCGGCGTCTGGGATGGCCCAGCTGGCTAAGGTCGTTTTGCAGCTGAAGCATCGGATGTTGGTACCGTCCATCAAGACCGAGCCGCGCAATCCGAATATTGACTTCGCGACAACGCAGTTTCACTTGTTGGATCAACCGGAGCCATGGGTGACGGAGATCGGGAAACCGCGACGCGCCACCATCAGTTCGTTCGGTGCAGGTGGTGCGAATGCTCACCTGATCATCGAGGAATACATCGGGACAACCGTCCAGGCTCCGACGCAGGTCTCGACGTTGGCTGCGCCATCTCTCGAAGGGATCGTGCTTTCGGCGCGTACCACGGAGCAGTTGGCGCACGTGGCGCAACGTCTGTTGATGTACTTGAACAGCGATGTGTGTGACATCGTCCTCGAGCAAGGTGAACGTCCGATCACCTTGTCCAATATTGCCTACACGCTCCAGACAGGCAGGGAAGAAATGGACTGCCGCCTGGCGCTGCTGGTCGGCGATCTCGACGAGCTGCGGCGAGGCCTGGGGCAGTATTTGAAGGTCGCGGGTGAGGGCGAACAGGTGTGCATGTACAGCGGTAACGTGCAAGACCAACTCGAGTTAAGGAACCTGTTGTCGAGCAAGGCGGGTGAGGCGATGGCGCAGGCGCTCGCGGCCGACGGGCAACTGCAAAAGCTGATGCTGCACTGGGTTCAGGGTGGCAAGGTGCCGTGGGAGGCCTTGCGTCGTGGACAACCTGTCCAATACGTGACATTGCCAACTTACCCGTTTGCTCGTTCGCGATACTGGCTTTCGGGTGGGGTTGAACTCTCTTCGTCGTGA
- a CDS encoding beta-ketoacyl synthase N-terminal-like domain-containing protein yields MSDLEEYCVEISNDNIAVIGIAGCYFDVETMDGLWRNLTGGVNFFEKILADFKSDSCIDGLEPFDPLFLGVSSGVSVRPDTRLFLETVWHLLERAGLTRESLKQDYAASVGVFVGAAQRISTNTDRHCAADWSQREEIAHGVSRYFDLQGPLVMVDTVASGTQDMVEMACRSLTSGKCKLAIAGGIHLPMRQDDAPSSRRGERGEDRAVLLPGEGVGAVLLQSLPQAIADGNTILAVIKPSLGRYVQCPRFPHALELNSPTQMTGESRGAPIDLTPTRSTEMIVLSAHTPDALRVLAWRLLNHIKSGFLGSVVQNKSGVSLADVAYTLQSCREQMNCRLAMVAGGFEEVVCGLEEYLLSKDGAVTVVQKLLGHTQAGLPIMVYRGDLDSSTQVMSLLSGSAGEVMVQALLLEGDLGNLALCWIQGAKVDWKLLQDGKSPRKVALSAYPFSISTLERQLLHEGMPSFGLFESGGASHGIRSASLNAVEIALITIWKELFGLERIGRDQNFFELGGDSQLGMHIISRVRDSMQVDLPLSYLYETPTIATMSEKIAHMAALSAMPLAIAGAEVDHDYEEGIIR; encoded by the coding sequence ATGTCAGATTTAGAAGAATATTGTGTCGAAATTTCAAATGATAACATCGCGGTTATTGGTATCGCGGGATGTTATTTTGACGTTGAAACAATGGATGGTTTATGGAGAAATCTAACTGGCGGCGTTAATTTCTTTGAGAAGATCCTCGCCGACTTTAAATCGGATAGTTGCATCGATGGGCTCGAACCGTTCGATCCATTATTTCTCGGTGTTTCCTCTGGAGTGAGCGTACGTCCAGATACCAGACTGTTTCTCGAAACGGTATGGCACCTCCTGGAGCGGGCGGGTCTCACGCGTGAAAGCTTAAAACAGGATTATGCCGCCAGCGTCGGCGTATTCGTGGGCGCAGCGCAACGCATTTCCACAAATACGGATCGCCATTGTGCAGCTGATTGGTCGCAACGGGAGGAGATTGCCCATGGCGTGTCCCGTTACTTCGACCTACAGGGGCCGCTTGTGATGGTCGATACGGTTGCCTCCGGTACACAGGACATGGTCGAGATGGCTTGCCGAAGCTTAACGAGTGGCAAATGCAAGCTGGCTATCGCGGGTGGCATTCATCTTCCCATGCGTCAGGATGATGCGCCATCCTCGAGGCGAGGCGAAAGGGGCGAAGACCGTGCAGTTTTGTTGCCGGGTGAAGGTGTCGGAGCCGTGCTGTTGCAATCGTTGCCACAGGCTATCGCGGATGGCAATACGATCTTGGCGGTGATCAAACCGTCGCTAGGACGATATGTTCAATGCCCCAGATTTCCGCACGCTCTAGAGCTTAATTCACCAACGCAAATGACGGGAGAGTCGCGCGGAGCGCCAATCGATCTGACTCCAACACGCTCGACTGAGATGATTGTGCTCTCTGCCCACACGCCTGATGCCTTGCGTGTCTTGGCGTGGCGGCTGCTGAATCATATCAAGTCTGGCTTCCTTGGATCGGTAGTGCAGAACAAGAGCGGAGTTTCGCTGGCCGATGTTGCTTACACACTGCAGTCCTGTCGGGAACAGATGAACTGTCGCCTGGCAATGGTTGCAGGGGGATTCGAGGAGGTTGTGTGCGGTCTCGAAGAGTATCTTCTGAGCAAAGACGGGGCAGTCACCGTCGTCCAGAAACTCTTGGGTCATACGCAGGCTGGCCTGCCAATTATGGTGTATCGCGGCGACCTTGATAGCAGTACCCAAGTCATGAGTTTGCTATCGGGCAGCGCCGGAGAGGTGATGGTGCAGGCCTTGTTGTTGGAGGGTGATCTCGGCAACCTCGCCTTATGCTGGATTCAAGGTGCAAAAGTAGACTGGAAGCTACTGCAAGACGGTAAATCTCCGCGCAAAGTGGCGTTGTCTGCATATCCTTTTTCTATTTCGACACTGGAGCGTCAGTTGTTGCATGAAGGTATGCCATCTTTTGGTCTTTTCGAATCGGGGGGCGCATCTCACGGCATTCGTTCAGCATCTTTAAATGCGGTGGAAATCGCGTTGATTACGATTTGGAAAGAATTGTTCGGATTGGAACGGATCGGCAGAGATCAGAATTTCTTTGAGCTCGGCGGAGATTCGCAGCTCGGCATGCACATCATTTCACGGGTGCGTGATTCAATGCAAGTCGATTTGCCACTGAGTTATTTGTACGAAACTCCCACCATCGCAACAATGAGCGAAAAAATCGCCCACATGGCAGCGCTTTCAGCCATGCCGCTCGCCATTGCAGGCGCTGAAGTCGACCATGATTACGAAGAAGGAATCATCCGGTAA